In one Bacteroidota bacterium genomic region, the following are encoded:
- a CDS encoding DUF1599 domain-containing protein — MDTLAQYDSIVEKCRSIFTAKNRDYGTSWRILRPSSIYDQIFIKAKRIRTIEEKGNTAVDEGVESEFMGIVNYCAIALIQLQMGNDYEKELPIDELTKLYNNTLNETRSLMQAKNSDYGEAWRDMRVSTFTDMMLVRLLRISQINDNDGKTQASEGVESNLMDMINYAIFALIKLDEESK; from the coding sequence ATGGACACATTAGCACAATACGATTCGATAGTAGAAAAATGCAGAAGCATTTTCACAGCCAAAAATAGGGACTACGGTACCTCGTGGCGGATACTCCGTCCCTCAAGCATCTACGATCAAATATTTATTAAAGCAAAAAGGATAAGAACCATTGAGGAAAAAGGAAACACTGCGGTAGACGAAGGGGTGGAATCGGAATTTATGGGCATCGTGAATTATTGTGCCATTGCTCTTATACAATTGCAAATGGGAAATGATTATGAAAAAGAGCTGCCCATTGATGAATTGACCAAACTATATAATAATACACTGAATGAAACCCGCAGTTTGATGCAAGCCAAAAACAGTGACTATGGTGAAGCTTGGCGTGATATGCGGGTGAGCACGTTTACCGATATGATGTTGGTAAGGTTACTACGTATAAGCCAAATAAATGATAACGATGGCAAAACGCAAGCTTCGGAAGGAGTGGAGTCGAACCTAATGGATATGATAAACTATGCCATATTCGCTTTAATAAAACTGGATGAAGAATCTAAATAA